In Clarias gariepinus isolate MV-2021 ecotype Netherlands chromosome 9, CGAR_prim_01v2, whole genome shotgun sequence, a single window of DNA contains:
- the dnmt3ba gene encoding DNA (cytosine-5-)-methyltransferase 3 beta, duplicate a isoform X3, which yields MALRNQKMAKVVNLELDDVQDSSSRYEVLAWLNNKLQTKFTKIEEICSGACFCQLMDWLFPGSIDMNKVMYQCQTKADFRHNYGLLQTGFKKMGVKKYIPVEELIKGKFRSNFTFLKWFRSFFKANLIRQEYDPLKARNGQEIQNTPTNLRSQIRTKSPRNLNTSGKEKEDSDSDVDVPDKRSITYDPQWEETFNWVKPSTLGNVYAYCTICDINFTVLHSGLHDLKHHQQCKKHKMQLKTFRKGNQVSDLACSELMLRFIQTYCLPTHSRKASQHATRHVLGLQYPKDISTAAKQVPYCVYLYGKVPLGDKSEEEDYSCVVLLGFFDEKAEKHRIRILDIFQRVDKDDAIIESLADILKRFELPLSHMAAFYVDDLDEMSGKLSLKLKNLNPKAVALGGLYILADSACNAGVKAFSDKVQQLIVNVYEHCSTCCTKNDNLKGLFGGVCGLVGSVHSLFQNSKNFCILINKMLEMWTNLTLYFSSCSENDDMAKHICSQLKDPKLRIAFMFLDHALGPLKNFNDRLERREGCARADLVQILREASGLLRSYAATFLYPQAVVRFLKERDPAIFEDPKLHLPSNEMSFGGDSVEKFLSESEAELTDFLNAFQDDCMAFYKALTASIAKGLPLSDGILRSMSQLLSPEGRLKVTSKSILDLGEQFGLSANLSQLKDEFLEYQLNEEVHGEDSENKHVEGPSDCVPSPSLEHHWSSFLKTTAKTSVFRKLVLSLLALPCPPLEAEKVFAQAVENGDIGQLNDHFGDSDSDNLKELDSTNDGSSSEVSSSRTTPDRNRRKKKPSMMKINKDGGHVFTEDDIVWTNETKSDESPTVSSITTPSPRPGKRGQVYQDGKRFGVGELVWGKIKGHSWWPGIVVAWKTKTSPQLIRCVEWFGDGMYSEIYTKWLLPFAAFAKCFCKKSFASLPTYKDAIYQVLEFAGERCSKTFASSGNKQEETKAMIDWALGGFQPTGPGGFAPPNNCASSVNPKAESSDSSVSDYQPPAKRKYVHKGRPSATQEYTKDQMVHDVSVQGKNIEDYCLSCGSANIEIFHPLFEGGLCLKCKENFTETLYRYDEDGYQSYCTICCAGLEVILCGNASCCRCYCKDCINILVGPGTFEKLIDVDPWSCYICLPPKKYGVLKLRPDWSVRVQEFFANNSALEFEPHRVYPSIPAHKRRPIRVLSLFDGIATGQFLGFALIKTRNRDKTKQKHNYNMSVSIGYLVLKDLGFKVERYIASEICEDSIAVGMVKHEGKIEYVNDVRTITRKHLAEWGPFDLLIGGSPCNDLSIVNPARKGLFEGTGRLFFEYYRMLTMMRPKEDDNRPFFWLFENVVAMSAHDKADICRFLECNPIMIDAVKVSPAHRARYFWGNLPGMNRPVAISSSDTVDLQDCLESGRVAQFNKVRTITTKSNSIKQGKTGPLPVTMNGKEDYLWCTEMERVFGFPKHYTDVNNMCRGQRQKVLGRSWSVPVIRHLFAPLKDYFACES from the exons CAAAATACACCAACCAATCTTCGGTCTCAAATAAGAACAAAGTCACCAAGAAACCTCAATACCTCCG gaaaagaaaaggaagattcCGACTCAGATGTGGATGTCCCTGATAAAAGGTCTATCACTTATGACCcccagtgggaggaaacctttAACTGGGTCAAGCCAAGCACTCTGGGAAATGTCTATGCATACTGTACAATCTGTGACATaaattttactgtgttacacTCAGGCTTGCATGATTTAAAACACCACCAGCAgtgtaaaaaacacaaaatgcaactTAAGACATTTAGAAAAGGTAACCAGGTTAGTGATTTAGCTTGTAGTGAACTCATGCTGCGCTTTATTCAAACCTACTGTCTGCCTACTCACAGTAGGAAGGCCTCACAGCATGCAACCAGGCATGTTCTTGGATTACAGTACCCAAAAGACATTTCTACTGCTGCTAAGCAGGTCCCTTACTGCGTCTACCTTTATGGAAAAGTGCCACTAGGTGATAAGAGTGAGGAAGAGGACTACAGCTGTGTAGTACTTCTGGGATTCTTTGATGAAAAGGCTGAAAAACATCGCATAAGGATTCTAGACATTTTTCAGCGTGTAGACAAGGATGATGCTATCATTGAGTCTTTAGCGGATATCTTGAAAAGATTTGAGTTACCTCTGAGCCACATGGCAGCTTTCTATGTTGATGACCTAGATGAGATGTCTGGGAAGTTATCCCTGAAATTGAAGAATCTCAATCCAAAAGCAGTGGCTCTTGGTGGTCTTTATATCTTGGCAGACTCAGCCTGCAATGCTGGAGTAAAGGCCTTTTCTGACAAGGTTCAACAGCTTATTGTTAATGTTTATGAGCACTGTTCTACTTGCTGCACTAAAAATGACAATCTTAAGGGATTGTTTGGTGGTGTTTGTGGCCTTGTTGGCTCTGTCCACTctctcttccaaaacagcaaaaacttttGTATCCTCATTAACAAGATGCTTGAAATGTGGACAAACTTGACCTTATATTTTAGTTCTTGCAGTGAAAATGATGACATGGCTAAACACATTTGCTCTCAACTGAAGGATCCCAAACTCAGGATCGCCTTTATGTTCTTGGACCATGCTCTTGGAccacttaaaaattttaatgatcGTCTGGAAAGACGTGAGGGTTGTGCTCGTGCAGACCTTGTTCAGATCCTACGAGAAGCAAGTGGTCTGCTTCGCTCCTATGCCGCGACTTTTCTCTATCCTCAGGCTGTGGTACGTTTTCTGAAAGAGCGAGACCCAGCAATCTTCGAAGACCCAAAACTGCACCTACCTAGCAATGAAATGAGCTTTGGTGGGGATTCAGTGGAGAAGTTTCTATCTGAGAGCGAAGCAGAGCTGACTGACTTCCTGAATGCCTTTCAGGATGATTGTATGGCTTTTTATAAGGCACTTACAGCTTCCATTGCTAAGGGGCTACCTTTAAGTGATGGTATCCTGAGGAGTATGTCTCAACTTCTAAGCCCAGAGGGACGGTTGAAGGTCACAAGCAAAAGTATTTTAGACCTTGGTGAACAGTTTGGGCTTTCAGCCAACCTATCACAGCTCAAAGATGAGTTTCTAGAATACCAGCTTAATGAGGAAGTACATGGTGAGGACAGTGAGAATAAACATGTAGAAGGTCCGTCAGATTGTGTTCCTAGTCCTTCCTTGGAGCATCATTGGAGTTCTTTCCTCAAGACCACTGCAAAAACATCTGTCTTCCGGAAACTGGTTCTTAGTCTTTTAGCTTTGCCCTGTCCACCTCTTGAAGCTGAGAAAGTCTTTGCTCAG GCAGTAGAGAATGGGGACATTGGTCAGTTAAATGACCATTTTGGAGACAGTGATTCTGATAACCTTAAAGAATTGGATTCGACCAATGATGGTTCATCTTCAGAAGTCTCCAGCAGTAGGACAACACCTGACCGAaatagaaggaaaaagaaaccATCAA TGATGAAAATAAACAAGGATGGTGGCCATGTCTTTACTGAAGATGACATTGTCTGGActaatgag ACAAAAAGTGATGAAAGCCCAACTGTATCAAGCATCACTACACCAAGTCCCAGGCCTGGAAAGAGAGGtcaagtgtaccag GATGGAAAGCGTTTTGGTGTTGGAGAGCTGGTATGGGGGAAAATTAAAGGACACTCATGGTGGCCAGGTATTGTGGTGGCCTGGAAGACAAAAACGTCTCCCCAACTTATAAGATGTGTGGAATGGTTTGGGGATGGCATGTACTCAGAG ATTTACACAAAGTGGCTTTTACCTTTTGCAGCATTTGCAAAGTGCTTTTGCAAGAAATCATTTGCCAGTCTTCCCACTTACAAAGATGCAATTTACCAAGTTCTTGAG TTCGCAGGTGAGCGTTGCTCAAAAACATTTGCATCTTCGGGCAACAAACAAGAAGAAACAAAGGCCATGATAGACTGGGCTTTGGGGGGCTTTCAACCCACGGGCCCTGGAGGTTTTGCACCTCCAAACAATTGTG CTTCATCTGTTAATCCTAAGGCTGAGTCTTCAGACTCCTCCGTATCTGATTATCAACCTCCAGCCAAAAGAAAATATGTTCATAAAGGCAGACCATCTGCAACTCAGGAGTACACAAAAG ATCAAATGGTTCATGACGTTTCAGTTCAAGGAAAAAACATTGAAG ATTACTGCCTCTCATGCGGCTCTGCAAACATTGAGATTTTCCATCCACTCTTTGAAGGGGGCCTCTGTTTGAAATGCAAG GAGAATTTTACAGAGACTCTATACAGATATGATGAAGATGGATATCAGTCTTATTGCACTATCTGCTGTGCTGGACTGGAAGTTATTCTGTGTGGCAATGCCAGCTGCTGCAG GTGTTACTGTAAGGACTGTATTAATATACTGGTTGGACCAGGGACATTTGAAAAGTTGATAGATGTAGATCCATGGAGCTGCTACATTTGCCTGCCCCCTAAGAAATATGGTGTGCTGAAGCTCAGACCAGACTGGAGTGTGCGTGTTCAGGAGTTCTTTGCCAATAACAGTGCCCTTGAATTT GAACCACACAGAGTTTACCCCTCAATTCCCGCTCACAAACGCCGTCCTATCAGGGTTTTGTCCCTCTTTGATGGAATTGCTACAGGTCAGTTTCTGGGTTTTGCTTTGATAAAAACCAGAAATAGagataaaacaaaacagaaacataattataatatgTCTGTTTCGATAGGCTACCTTGTTTTGAAAGATTTAGGCTTCAAGGTAGAACGTTACATTGCTTCTGAGATCTGTGAAGACTCCATCGCTGTAGGAATGGTCAAACATGAAGGAAAAATTGAATATGTCAATGATGTGCGTACCATCACCAGGAAACAT TTGGCAGAATGGGGACCATTTGACCTTCTGATTGGTGGCAGTCCCTGTAATGACCTATCCATAGTAAACCCTGCCAGAAAGGGTCTTTTTG AGGGCACAGGCCGCCTGTTCTTTGAGTATTACCGCATGCTAACCATGATGAGGCCAAAAGAAGATGACAATCGACCGTTCTTTTGGCTTTTCGAGAATGTTGTGGCCATGAGTGCGCATGATAAAGCTGACATTTGTCGATTTTTGGAG tgtaATCCTATCATGATCGATGCTGTAAAAGTGAGTCCGGCCCACAGAGCACGCTACTTCTGGGGCAACCTACCTGGAATGAACAG ACCAGTGGCGATATCATCTAGTGACACAGTAGATCTGCAGGACTGCCTGGAATCCGGTCGGGTCGCCCAG TTTAATAAAGTACGCACCATCACAACAAAATCTAATTCTATTAAGCAAGGGAAAACGGGGCCTCTTCCTGTTACCATGAATGGGAAAGAGGATTACCTGTGGTGTACAGAGATGGAAAG GGTGTTTGGCTTCCCTAAACATTACACTGATGTAAACAACATGTGTCGAGGCCAGCGACAGAAGGTTCTTGGGCGTTCCTGGAGTGTTCCTGTGATTCGTCACTTATTTGCACCACTAAAGGATTACTTTGCATGCGAGTCTTAG
- the dnmt3ba gene encoding DNA (cytosine-5-)-methyltransferase 3 beta, duplicate a isoform X2, translating into MAKVVNLELDDVQDSSSRYEVLAWLNNKLQTKFTKIEEICSGACFCQLMDWLFPGSIDMNKVMYQCQTKADFRHNYGLLQTGFKKMGVKKYIPVEELIKGKFRSNFTFLKWFRSFFKANLIRQEYDPLKARNGQEIQNTPTNLRSQIRTKSPRNLNTSGKEKEDSDSDVDVPDKRSITYDPQWEETFNWVKPSTLGNVYAYCTICDINFTVLHSGLHDLKHHQQCKKHKMQLKTFRKGNQVSDLACSELMLRFIQTYCLPTHSRKASQHATRHVLGLQYPKDISTAAKQVPYCVYLYGKVPLGDKSEEEDYSCVVLLGFFDEKAEKHRIRILDIFQRVDKDDAIIESLADILKRFELPLSHMAAFYVDDLDEMSGKLSLKLKNLNPKAVALGGLYILADSACNAGVKAFSDKVQQLIVNVYEHCSTCCTKNDNLKGLFGGVCGLVGSVHSLFQNSKNFCILINKMLEMWTNLTLYFSSCSENDDMAKHICSQLKDPKLRIAFMFLDHALGPLKNFNDRLERREGCARADLVQILREASGLLRSYAATFLYPQAVVRFLKERDPAIFEDPKLHLPSNEMSFGGDSVEKFLSESEAELTDFLNAFQDDCMAFYKALTASIAKGLPLSDGILRSMSQLLSPEGRLKVTSKSILDLGEQFGLSANLSQLKDEFLEYQLNEEVHGEDSENKHVEGPSDCVPSPSLEHHWSSFLKTTAKTSVFRKLVLSLLALPCPPLEAEKVFAQAVENGDIGQLNDHFGDSDSDNLKELDSTNDGSSSEVSSSRTTPDRNRRKKKPSKMSDLSVSLKNCTVRLQKITNKTVMKINKDGGHVFTEDDIVWTNETKSDESPTVSSITTPSPRPGKRGQVYQDGKRFGVGELVWGKIKGHSWWPGIVVAWKTKTSPQLIRCVEWFGDGMYSEIYTKWLLPFAAFAKCFCKKSFASLPTYKDAIYQVLEFAGERCSKTFASSGNKQEETKAMIDWALGGFQPTGPGGFAPPNNCASSVNPKAESSDSSVSDYQPPAKRKYVHKGRPSATQEYTKDQMVHDVSVQGKNIEDYCLSCGSANIEIFHPLFEGGLCLKCKENFTETLYRYDEDGYQSYCTICCAGLEVILCGNASCCRCYCKDCINILVGPGTFEKLIDVDPWSCYICLPPKKYGVLKLRPDWSVRVQEFFANNSALEFEPHRVYPSIPAHKRRPIRVLSLFDGIATGQFLGFALIKTRNRDKTKQKHNYNMSVSIGYLVLKDLGFKVERYIASEICEDSIAVGMVKHEGKIEYVNDVRTITRKHLAEWGPFDLLIGGSPCNDLSIVNPARKGLFEGTGRLFFEYYRMLTMMRPKEDDNRPFFWLFENVVAMSAHDKADICRFLECNPIMIDAVKVSPAHRARYFWGNLPGMNRPVAISSSDTVDLQDCLESGRVAQFNKVRTITTKSNSIKQGKTGPLPVTMNGKEDYLWCTEMERVFGFPKHYTDVNNMCRGQRQKVLGRSWSVPVIRHLFAPLKDYFACES; encoded by the exons CAAAATACACCAACCAATCTTCGGTCTCAAATAAGAACAAAGTCACCAAGAAACCTCAATACCTCCG gaaaagaaaaggaagattcCGACTCAGATGTGGATGTCCCTGATAAAAGGTCTATCACTTATGACCcccagtgggaggaaacctttAACTGGGTCAAGCCAAGCACTCTGGGAAATGTCTATGCATACTGTACAATCTGTGACATaaattttactgtgttacacTCAGGCTTGCATGATTTAAAACACCACCAGCAgtgtaaaaaacacaaaatgcaactTAAGACATTTAGAAAAGGTAACCAGGTTAGTGATTTAGCTTGTAGTGAACTCATGCTGCGCTTTATTCAAACCTACTGTCTGCCTACTCACAGTAGGAAGGCCTCACAGCATGCAACCAGGCATGTTCTTGGATTACAGTACCCAAAAGACATTTCTACTGCTGCTAAGCAGGTCCCTTACTGCGTCTACCTTTATGGAAAAGTGCCACTAGGTGATAAGAGTGAGGAAGAGGACTACAGCTGTGTAGTACTTCTGGGATTCTTTGATGAAAAGGCTGAAAAACATCGCATAAGGATTCTAGACATTTTTCAGCGTGTAGACAAGGATGATGCTATCATTGAGTCTTTAGCGGATATCTTGAAAAGATTTGAGTTACCTCTGAGCCACATGGCAGCTTTCTATGTTGATGACCTAGATGAGATGTCTGGGAAGTTATCCCTGAAATTGAAGAATCTCAATCCAAAAGCAGTGGCTCTTGGTGGTCTTTATATCTTGGCAGACTCAGCCTGCAATGCTGGAGTAAAGGCCTTTTCTGACAAGGTTCAACAGCTTATTGTTAATGTTTATGAGCACTGTTCTACTTGCTGCACTAAAAATGACAATCTTAAGGGATTGTTTGGTGGTGTTTGTGGCCTTGTTGGCTCTGTCCACTctctcttccaaaacagcaaaaacttttGTATCCTCATTAACAAGATGCTTGAAATGTGGACAAACTTGACCTTATATTTTAGTTCTTGCAGTGAAAATGATGACATGGCTAAACACATTTGCTCTCAACTGAAGGATCCCAAACTCAGGATCGCCTTTATGTTCTTGGACCATGCTCTTGGAccacttaaaaattttaatgatcGTCTGGAAAGACGTGAGGGTTGTGCTCGTGCAGACCTTGTTCAGATCCTACGAGAAGCAAGTGGTCTGCTTCGCTCCTATGCCGCGACTTTTCTCTATCCTCAGGCTGTGGTACGTTTTCTGAAAGAGCGAGACCCAGCAATCTTCGAAGACCCAAAACTGCACCTACCTAGCAATGAAATGAGCTTTGGTGGGGATTCAGTGGAGAAGTTTCTATCTGAGAGCGAAGCAGAGCTGACTGACTTCCTGAATGCCTTTCAGGATGATTGTATGGCTTTTTATAAGGCACTTACAGCTTCCATTGCTAAGGGGCTACCTTTAAGTGATGGTATCCTGAGGAGTATGTCTCAACTTCTAAGCCCAGAGGGACGGTTGAAGGTCACAAGCAAAAGTATTTTAGACCTTGGTGAACAGTTTGGGCTTTCAGCCAACCTATCACAGCTCAAAGATGAGTTTCTAGAATACCAGCTTAATGAGGAAGTACATGGTGAGGACAGTGAGAATAAACATGTAGAAGGTCCGTCAGATTGTGTTCCTAGTCCTTCCTTGGAGCATCATTGGAGTTCTTTCCTCAAGACCACTGCAAAAACATCTGTCTTCCGGAAACTGGTTCTTAGTCTTTTAGCTTTGCCCTGTCCACCTCTTGAAGCTGAGAAAGTCTTTGCTCAG GCAGTAGAGAATGGGGACATTGGTCAGTTAAATGACCATTTTGGAGACAGTGATTCTGATAACCTTAAAGAATTGGATTCGACCAATGATGGTTCATCTTCAGAAGTCTCCAGCAGTAGGACAACACCTGACCGAaatagaaggaaaaagaaaccATCAA AAATGAGTGACCTTTCAGTCTCATTGAAGAATTGCACGGTGCGACTGCAGAAGATTACCAATAAGACAG TGATGAAAATAAACAAGGATGGTGGCCATGTCTTTACTGAAGATGACATTGTCTGGActaatgag ACAAAAAGTGATGAAAGCCCAACTGTATCAAGCATCACTACACCAAGTCCCAGGCCTGGAAAGAGAGGtcaagtgtaccag GATGGAAAGCGTTTTGGTGTTGGAGAGCTGGTATGGGGGAAAATTAAAGGACACTCATGGTGGCCAGGTATTGTGGTGGCCTGGAAGACAAAAACGTCTCCCCAACTTATAAGATGTGTGGAATGGTTTGGGGATGGCATGTACTCAGAG ATTTACACAAAGTGGCTTTTACCTTTTGCAGCATTTGCAAAGTGCTTTTGCAAGAAATCATTTGCCAGTCTTCCCACTTACAAAGATGCAATTTACCAAGTTCTTGAG TTCGCAGGTGAGCGTTGCTCAAAAACATTTGCATCTTCGGGCAACAAACAAGAAGAAACAAAGGCCATGATAGACTGGGCTTTGGGGGGCTTTCAACCCACGGGCCCTGGAGGTTTTGCACCTCCAAACAATTGTG CTTCATCTGTTAATCCTAAGGCTGAGTCTTCAGACTCCTCCGTATCTGATTATCAACCTCCAGCCAAAAGAAAATATGTTCATAAAGGCAGACCATCTGCAACTCAGGAGTACACAAAAG ATCAAATGGTTCATGACGTTTCAGTTCAAGGAAAAAACATTGAAG ATTACTGCCTCTCATGCGGCTCTGCAAACATTGAGATTTTCCATCCACTCTTTGAAGGGGGCCTCTGTTTGAAATGCAAG GAGAATTTTACAGAGACTCTATACAGATATGATGAAGATGGATATCAGTCTTATTGCACTATCTGCTGTGCTGGACTGGAAGTTATTCTGTGTGGCAATGCCAGCTGCTGCAG GTGTTACTGTAAGGACTGTATTAATATACTGGTTGGACCAGGGACATTTGAAAAGTTGATAGATGTAGATCCATGGAGCTGCTACATTTGCCTGCCCCCTAAGAAATATGGTGTGCTGAAGCTCAGACCAGACTGGAGTGTGCGTGTTCAGGAGTTCTTTGCCAATAACAGTGCCCTTGAATTT GAACCACACAGAGTTTACCCCTCAATTCCCGCTCACAAACGCCGTCCTATCAGGGTTTTGTCCCTCTTTGATGGAATTGCTACAGGTCAGTTTCTGGGTTTTGCTTTGATAAAAACCAGAAATAGagataaaacaaaacagaaacataattataatatgTCTGTTTCGATAGGCTACCTTGTTTTGAAAGATTTAGGCTTCAAGGTAGAACGTTACATTGCTTCTGAGATCTGTGAAGACTCCATCGCTGTAGGAATGGTCAAACATGAAGGAAAAATTGAATATGTCAATGATGTGCGTACCATCACCAGGAAACAT TTGGCAGAATGGGGACCATTTGACCTTCTGATTGGTGGCAGTCCCTGTAATGACCTATCCATAGTAAACCCTGCCAGAAAGGGTCTTTTTG AGGGCACAGGCCGCCTGTTCTTTGAGTATTACCGCATGCTAACCATGATGAGGCCAAAAGAAGATGACAATCGACCGTTCTTTTGGCTTTTCGAGAATGTTGTGGCCATGAGTGCGCATGATAAAGCTGACATTTGTCGATTTTTGGAG tgtaATCCTATCATGATCGATGCTGTAAAAGTGAGTCCGGCCCACAGAGCACGCTACTTCTGGGGCAACCTACCTGGAATGAACAG ACCAGTGGCGATATCATCTAGTGACACAGTAGATCTGCAGGACTGCCTGGAATCCGGTCGGGTCGCCCAG TTTAATAAAGTACGCACCATCACAACAAAATCTAATTCTATTAAGCAAGGGAAAACGGGGCCTCTTCCTGTTACCATGAATGGGAAAGAGGATTACCTGTGGTGTACAGAGATGGAAAG GGTGTTTGGCTTCCCTAAACATTACACTGATGTAAACAACATGTGTCGAGGCCAGCGACAGAAGGTTCTTGGGCGTTCCTGGAGTGTTCCTGTGATTCGTCACTTATTTGCACCACTAAAGGATTACTTTGCATGCGAGTCTTAG